ATATGTGATAATCATTTGATGTACACTTAACGGTGTTCTTTTATTTCCCTATTTTGTGTGGTTCGAGTACTATTACTGTGATATCAGTTAGTTACACTTGACGTAGAATTCGTTTtgactagtttttttatgctcAGAGCTCGCAGGAACATTAGGCAGTAAGGATGTCAACTCCATCAAGAAAGAGGTTGATGAGGGACTTCAAGTGGTTGCAGCAAGATCCTCCTGCTGGAATTAGTGGTGCACCTCAAGACAACAATATAATACTTTGGAATGCTGTTATATTTGGGTAAGTTTGTGCAAAACCAATTGCCATTTTTGTTTCTTGGACTTTATTTGCTCTCTAATATGCTATATTCACTTTTCTTTTGTTGGAGATTTATTTGGTTACATTAGTTTTGGATTTTCTTAATTTGACTGATGTCTCCTGCTTTCTTATGTAGCCCTGACGACACTCCTTGGGATGGAGGTGAGTCTTTACTTTTCCCCGAGATCTATATACGAAATCATGCTAGGTCTTATGGTAACATTTTTCTTTTCTCATCCtgacttttcttttcttatccTGACTATTTTCAGGAACGTTTAAGCCGACTCTACAGTTTACGGAGGATTATCCAAATAAACCACCAACCGTCAAATTCGTCTCCCGAATGTTCCATCCAAATAGTAAGCACAAAAAGCTATGCTTCATTCTCTGCACAAAAACAATGCTTTAATCTCTGCACTTATTTGCATTTTCAttttttagagtttaaaccaTTAGTTTTCTTCATAGGTTAGGCCAGTATTTGTGAATAGttatttgtgaatagttttaggTCTCGAAGacttctttcgattcttctcTTTCCTTTTACTTTTCAATATGTTACTACTTTTTtatctctttgtttttttttaagttttgtgTGATCTTGCAAGCATTATAATCCTTCTTTGATAAATTTCACCAGTCTACGCTGATGGGAGTATTTGCTTGGATATCCTACAAAACCAGTGGAGTCCTATATATGATGTAGCTGCCATTCTTACTTCCATCCAGGTGCATTGTTGTCTCCCCACCTATTGCCTAATTTGAACAACATCTGTGTGGGATTCCTAGATTGTACTGAAAGTAAATTGTAGATTCAGAAATATTTTTCACATGAAAGTCATGTATCTTGTTGTTGCATTTTGATTGACTACATTGTAAACTCTGTTCTAACTTCTAACTGAGTGTTTATGACAGTCGCTGCTTTGCGACCCGAATCCAAACTCCCCTGCCAACTCTGAAGCTGCACGTATGTATAGTGAGAATAATCGAGAGTACAACAGAAAAGTACGTGAAGTTGTCGAGCAGAGCTGGACAGCAGACTAAGTATATAACACCTCATCTAATAGGGCGAGTTAAATCTGTTGTGAAAGCTCGGTATTCTGTTTGAGCAAATGCTGCCTTCCGAACACCTCTTATATTATTAAACTTGTCCATCAACTTTAAGTATCTGTACTATGTTCAGCTTGGTTTGTTTAACTTTATAGACTGAATGGATGTTagtcattttcattgttttccttGGTGAGGGTTATGTTACATTTTCGTCCACTTTATAATGCATTTATATTTTTATTGGTTGTATCATAATTTTCATAAAAGAATCGTGTAAAAACCTCTTTCGGACGGTATATTAATTGAAATGAAATATAAAGCAAAGACTTTTTTTGGGCAACTAGATTCATGAGGTTAGTTAGAacggaaaacaaaataacaatgTTTTGGCTGTATGACAACAGGAGTAGACAAATTCACCCTGTGAAATTGTCGTCAGCTTGTCATTGTTTTCTTGACTAGCTAGAAGAGAATGGGTTATTGCTCTTGGCAGTTTCAAAGGTTAGAGCACTGTGTAAAGTGGATTTTGCCAGATGAACTCGTTGGTAGTTATAGCCTATAGGCTCAAAAGGAGTAATTGATGAACTAAAATATTCTAGTTGGTTTTGTCATCATTTTCTAATGAGTGCTGAAGTGACATCTCCGTTTACGTAATGAGGGACAATGTGACATCTGAATTCCATTATTTGATTTAATTATGGTAGTTAAGTTACGTGATTATTAGCACATTTTCTAGGTTACTAACTAGGGACAAACTCGCAAATCTTTAATA
This genomic stretch from Papaver somniferum cultivar HN1 chromosome 5, ASM357369v1, whole genome shotgun sequence harbors:
- the LOC113281607 gene encoding ubiquitin-conjugating enzyme E2 2-like, which translates into the protein MSTPSRKRLMRDFKWLQQDPPAGISGAPQDNNIILWNAVIFGPDDTPWDGGTFKPTLQFTEDYPNKPPTVKFVSRMFHPNIYADGSICLDILQNQWSPIYDVAAILTSIQSLLCDPNPNSPANSEAARMYSENNREYNRKVREVVEQSWTAD